In a single window of the Streptomyces cinnabarinus genome:
- a CDS encoding ABC transporter ATP-binding protein, translated as MNDRTTTPPVLDVRDVTVRFAGLTALDSVSFTVVPGSVHALIGPNGAGKSTCFNVLSGLYRPASGTVRLGDTDLTSLAPHRIAALGIARTFQNIVTTEGTVGDNLMLGRHILSRAGFAASALRLPSAVREQREHLAKAREIAELTGLGPHFDSPVALLSYGDRKRVEFARALCLEPTVLLLDEPVAGMNAAERARTADTIRTVRAELGLSVVLVEHDMGLVMRLADEVTVLDFGRVIAHGTPDEVRSDPEVLRAYLGTEATETTGEDAA; from the coding sequence GTGAACGACCGCACCACCACGCCGCCCGTCCTCGACGTACGGGACGTCACCGTCCGGTTCGCCGGGCTCACCGCCCTGGACAGCGTGTCCTTCACGGTCGTCCCAGGGTCCGTGCACGCCCTCATCGGACCCAACGGCGCGGGCAAGTCCACCTGCTTCAACGTCCTTTCGGGCCTGTACCGCCCGGCGTCCGGCACCGTCCGCCTCGGCGACACCGACCTCACCAGCCTCGCCCCGCACCGCATCGCCGCCCTCGGTATCGCCCGCACCTTCCAGAACATCGTCACCACCGAAGGCACGGTCGGCGACAACCTGATGCTCGGCCGCCACATCCTGTCCCGCGCCGGTTTCGCCGCCAGCGCGCTGCGCCTGCCGAGCGCGGTGCGCGAACAGCGCGAACACCTGGCCAAGGCCCGCGAGATCGCCGAACTCACCGGCCTCGGACCGCACTTCGACTCCCCGGTCGCACTGCTGTCCTACGGCGACCGCAAACGCGTGGAGTTCGCCCGCGCCCTCTGTCTGGAGCCAACAGTGCTACTGCTCGACGAACCGGTGGCCGGCATGAACGCGGCCGAACGGGCCCGCACCGCCGACACCATCCGCACCGTCCGCGCCGAACTCGGCCTCTCCGTGGTGCTGGTGGAACACGACATGGGCCTGGTCATGCGGCTCGCCGACGAGGTCACCGTGCTCGACTTCGGCCGGGTCATCGCCCACGGCACCCCCGACGAGGTCCGCAGCGACCCCGAGGTGCTGCGCGCCTACCTCGGCACCGAGGCCACCGAGACCACCGGGGAGGACGCGGCATGA
- a CDS encoding branched-chain amino acid ABC transporter permease produces the protein MSDLLRRYRAATVLLVVVLCAMPFYLDAFWLRIGLFSMAAAVGAVGLGLLSGTAGQLSLGHAFFLAVGAYGYVWLAGEPGPGLPPAVALVLAVLLAGAAGGLFSPVAGRVRGIYLGVATLALVFLGHHVLLTADSVTGGFNGRSVPPLELGGFSFTAADPELTLLGVPFGAEERLWYLGMALFALTWFTARGLLRGRPGRALVALRDSETAASVMGVHVARYRSAAFVVSSMYAGLAGVMLALAFRRVVPDYFALALSVDYLAMIVIGGLGSVAGATAGAVFVTALPLLMTRYADQLPLVATPGTTDGVVGPTEAARYLYGAAIVLILLFAPDGLHGLLRRTRARIHSRRTATKDKDADPATPTQPTASAVRAKEPTP, from the coding sequence GTGTCTGATCTGCTGCGCCGCTACCGCGCCGCTACCGTCCTTCTCGTCGTCGTCCTGTGCGCGATGCCCTTCTACCTCGACGCCTTCTGGCTGCGCATCGGCCTGTTCTCCATGGCCGCCGCCGTCGGCGCCGTGGGCCTCGGACTGCTCTCCGGAACGGCGGGCCAACTCTCCCTCGGCCACGCCTTCTTCCTCGCCGTCGGCGCCTACGGCTACGTCTGGCTCGCCGGAGAGCCCGGTCCCGGACTGCCGCCCGCCGTCGCCCTCGTCCTCGCGGTGCTGCTCGCCGGGGCCGCGGGCGGACTGTTCAGCCCCGTCGCGGGCCGGGTGCGCGGCATCTACCTCGGCGTCGCCACACTCGCCCTGGTCTTCCTCGGCCACCACGTCCTGCTCACCGCGGACTCGGTCACCGGCGGCTTCAACGGCCGCTCGGTGCCCCCGCTGGAGCTCGGCGGCTTCTCCTTCACCGCCGCCGACCCCGAACTGACCCTGCTCGGCGTGCCGTTCGGCGCCGAGGAACGCCTGTGGTACCTCGGCATGGCGCTGTTCGCGCTGACCTGGTTCACCGCCCGCGGCCTGCTGCGCGGACGCCCCGGCCGGGCCCTGGTGGCGCTGCGCGACAGCGAGACCGCGGCCTCGGTGATGGGCGTGCACGTCGCCCGCTACCGCTCGGCGGCGTTCGTGGTCTCCTCGATGTACGCGGGCCTGGCCGGGGTGATGCTCGCCCTCGCCTTCCGCCGCGTGGTACCGGACTACTTCGCCCTGGCCCTCTCGGTCGACTACCTCGCCATGATCGTCATCGGCGGACTCGGCTCGGTCGCCGGAGCCACCGCGGGCGCCGTCTTCGTCACCGCGCTGCCCCTGCTGATGACCCGCTACGCCGACCAGCTGCCCCTCGTGGCCACCCCCGGCACCACCGACGGAGTGGTCGGCCCCACCGAGGCGGCCCGCTACCTCTACGGAGCGGCGATCGTGCTGATCCTGCTCTTCGCCCCCGACGGACTGCACGGACTCCTCAGGCGCACCCGCGCCCGGATCCACAGCCGCCGGACCGCCACCAAGGACAAGGACGCGGACCCCGCGACCCCGACCCAGCCCACCGCCTCAGCCGTACGAGCCAAGGAGCCGACACCGTGA
- a CDS encoding nickel-dependent hydrogenase large subunit yields MTTTEARPTGRKPPQIVDMSWDPITRIIGNLGIYTKIDFANREVVECHSTSSLFRGYSVFMKGKDPRDAGFITSRICGICGDNHTTCSDYAQQMAYGVKPPRLAEHIVNLGEAAEYMFDHTIFQDNLVFVDFCEAMVKATNPGVLARAERTDAPRGDIHGYRTIADIMKAFNPFEGEVYKEALKVSRVTREMFCLMEGRHVHPSTLYPGGVGTLPQPTVFTDYLSRLMRVIDFVKKAVAMNDDVFDFFYEALPGYEEVGRRRVLLGCWGAFQDPDVVDYRYENMNHWGKAMYVTPGIIVDGELVTNNLVDINLGLRIMLGSSYYEDWVNEQPFVTHDPLGNPVDMRHPWNQTTVPVPQKRDFDDKYSWVMSPRWYDGRTGEHLALDTGGGPLARLWSTALSGLVDTPYVKATGNSVRISLPKGESLPETTLEWRIPKWSNTIERDRARPYFVAYAAAMALQFLEEAMGMVRAGDTKVFENFEVPDEAIGCGFHEAVRGVLSHHLVIKDKKIANYHPYPPTPWNASPRDKFGTPGPYEDAVQGQPIFEENGPDDFKGVDIMRTVRSFDPCLPCGVHMYVGKGKTLTTLHSPTYGANHG; encoded by the coding sequence ATGACCACAACCGAGGCCCGGCCCACGGGACGCAAACCGCCGCAGATCGTGGACATGTCCTGGGATCCGATCACTCGGATCATCGGAAACCTGGGCATCTACACGAAGATCGACTTCGCCAACCGGGAAGTCGTGGAGTGCCACAGCACCTCCTCGCTCTTCCGCGGCTACTCGGTGTTCATGAAGGGCAAGGATCCGCGGGACGCGGGCTTCATCACGTCCCGCATCTGCGGGATCTGCGGCGACAACCACACCACCTGCTCCGACTACGCCCAGCAGATGGCCTACGGCGTCAAACCGCCCCGGCTGGCCGAGCACATCGTCAACCTCGGCGAGGCAGCCGAATACATGTTCGACCACACGATCTTCCAGGACAACCTGGTGTTCGTGGACTTCTGCGAGGCGATGGTCAAGGCCACCAATCCTGGTGTGCTGGCCCGCGCCGAACGCACCGACGCGCCCCGCGGGGACATCCACGGCTACCGCACGATCGCCGACATCATGAAGGCCTTCAACCCCTTCGAGGGCGAGGTCTACAAGGAGGCGCTGAAGGTCAGCCGGGTCACCCGCGAGATGTTCTGCCTGATGGAGGGACGCCATGTGCACCCCTCCACGCTCTACCCCGGCGGCGTCGGCACACTGCCGCAGCCGACGGTGTTCACCGACTACCTCAGCCGGCTCATGCGGGTCATCGACTTCGTCAAGAAGGCCGTCGCCATGAACGACGATGTCTTCGATTTCTTCTACGAGGCGCTGCCCGGCTACGAGGAGGTCGGCCGCCGCCGCGTTCTGCTGGGCTGCTGGGGCGCCTTCCAGGACCCCGACGTCGTGGACTACCGCTACGAGAACATGAACCACTGGGGCAAGGCGATGTACGTCACCCCGGGCATCATCGTCGACGGCGAACTGGTCACCAACAACCTCGTCGACATCAATCTCGGTCTGCGCATCATGCTGGGGAGCTCCTACTACGAGGACTGGGTCAACGAGCAGCCCTTCGTCACCCACGACCCCCTCGGCAATCCGGTCGACATGCGCCACCCGTGGAACCAGACGACGGTCCCGGTGCCGCAGAAGCGTGACTTCGATGACAAGTACAGCTGGGTGATGAGCCCCCGCTGGTACGACGGACGCACCGGGGAGCATCTTGCCCTGGACACCGGCGGCGGCCCGCTGGCCCGGCTGTGGTCCACCGCGCTGAGCGGCCTGGTCGACACCCCCTATGTCAAGGCCACCGGCAACAGCGTGCGCATCTCGCTGCCCAAGGGCGAGTCGTTGCCGGAGACGACCCTGGAATGGCGCATCCCGAAGTGGAGCAACACCATCGAACGGGATCGCGCCCGGCCGTACTTCGTCGCGTACGCGGCCGCCATGGCCCTTCAGTTCCTCGAAGAGGCGATGGGCATGGTGCGGGCCGGCGACACGAAGGTGTTCGAGAACTTCGAGGTGCCCGACGAGGCGATCGGCTGCGGCTTCCACGAGGCGGTGCGCGGTGTCCTCTCCCACCACCTGGTGATCAAGGACAAGAAGATCGCCAACTATCACCCGTACCCGCCCACCCCCTGGAACGCCAGCCCCCGTGACAAGTTCGGCACCCCCGGCCCGTACGAGGACGCCGTCCAGGGGCAGCCCATCTTCGAGGAGAACGGGCCGGACGACTTCAAGGGCGTCGACATCATGCGCACCGTGCGCAGCTTCGACCCCTGTCTGCCGTGCGGAGTGCACATGTACGTCGGAAAGGGCAAGACACTGACCACCCTGCACTCGCCGACGTACGGGGCCAACCATGGCTGA
- a CDS encoding DUF5947 family protein, protein MTTQGALARLIRSSARRTASAEAERCDLCAAPVPDEHAHLYDLSEEQVACACGACSVLFADGSAGDGRYRLVPRRRIRLPKVDTEVLGVPVGLVFFVPRADGTVTAEGPSPAGAMRWEVDATAWRRLVAARPELASLQPDVEALLVNTVHGLDHHWIVPVDDCFRMVALVRREWRGLSGGGRVWPAVERFFADLTERP, encoded by the coding sequence ATGACCACTCAGGGTGCCCTGGCCCGCCTCATCCGCTCCTCGGCCCGCCGCACGGCGAGCGCCGAGGCGGAGCGGTGCGACCTGTGCGCCGCGCCGGTTCCCGACGAGCACGCCCACCTGTACGACCTCTCCGAGGAGCAGGTCGCCTGTGCCTGTGGCGCCTGTTCGGTGCTGTTCGCAGACGGCAGCGCGGGGGACGGCCGCTACCGGCTCGTCCCCCGCAGGCGGATCCGGCTCCCCAAGGTGGACACTGAGGTCCTGGGCGTGCCCGTCGGCCTGGTGTTCTTCGTGCCCCGTGCCGACGGCACGGTCACGGCGGAGGGCCCGAGCCCTGCCGGTGCCATGCGTTGGGAGGTGGACGCGACTGCCTGGCGACGCCTGGTCGCAGCCCGGCCGGAGCTTGCCTCCCTGCAGCCGGACGTGGAGGCGCTGCTGGTGAACACCGTGCACGGCCTCGACCACCACTGGATCGTGCCGGTCGACGACTGCTTCCGGATGGTCGCCCTCGTCCGCCGGGAATGGCGGGGCCTGTCCGGTGGCGGCCGGGTCTGGCCGGCCGTCGAGCGGTTCTTCGCGGATCTCACCGAGCGGCCATGA
- a CDS encoding NifU family protein, whose amino-acid sequence MAEPEAAAERLADPDVEARLARLDELLEGLDAAPGPATRSAVEAVGLLTEVYGEALARVMDQADGPLAERLADDELLGHLLVLHSLHPEPVERRAARAVERLRPAVRERGGDVEWAGVEAGVGRVRLTAGSGCGSGCGTGAGDVTAAVREAVLAVAPELTAVEPVEVTPPAFVPLTTLTHRGAP is encoded by the coding sequence ATGGCTGAGCCCGAGGCCGCGGCCGAGCGGCTGGCCGACCCGGACGTGGAGGCCCGCCTGGCCCGGCTCGACGAGCTGCTGGAAGGGCTCGACGCGGCGCCCGGCCCGGCCACCCGCTCCGCCGTCGAAGCGGTCGGGCTCCTGACCGAGGTCTACGGCGAGGCGCTGGCCCGGGTCATGGACCAGGCCGACGGGCCGCTGGCCGAACGCCTCGCCGACGACGAGTTGCTGGGCCATCTGCTGGTGCTGCACTCCCTCCACCCGGAGCCCGTCGAGCGCCGGGCGGCCCGCGCGGTCGAGAGGTTGCGGCCCGCGGTGCGCGAACGCGGCGGCGACGTGGAGTGGGCGGGCGTGGAGGCGGGCGTGGGCCGGGTCCGGCTGACGGCGGGCAGCGGTTGCGGCTCCGGGTGCGGTACGGGGGCCGGCGACGTCACCGCCGCGGTCCGGGAGGCGGTGCTCGCCGTCGCGCCGGAGCTCACGGCGGTGGAGCCGGTGGAGGTCACGCCCCCCGCGTTCGTACCGCTGACCACGCTCACCCACCGGGGCGCACCATGA
- a CDS encoding branched-chain amino acid ABC transporter permease, which yields MTGFLDNILNGLALGSVYALVALGFVIIFKASGVINFAHGSLLLLGGYLTAVLHEDLGFAGALAVAVLATAAVAGLMDRFLLQAGEQDPQAAHVQTIVTIGVDIVLLTDLSRRIGGDLLSLGDPWGDSVSGLGPITVADSRLAAIVVSSVVIGAVFALFRYTNWGLALRASAEDLEAAALMGVRLVRMRTLAWCLAGGLAALAAVFLAAFPAPGLERTTGQIALKAFPAAILGGMASPPGALAGSMLIGLTEALVAGYQSELHVLGEGFGDVAPYAVMVLVLLVRPNGLFGAKGAARV from the coding sequence ATGACCGGCTTCCTCGACAACATCCTCAACGGCCTGGCCCTCGGCTCGGTCTACGCCCTGGTCGCCCTCGGCTTCGTCATCATCTTCAAGGCCTCCGGCGTCATCAACTTCGCCCACGGCTCCCTGCTCCTGCTCGGCGGCTACCTCACCGCCGTGCTCCACGAGGACCTCGGCTTCGCGGGCGCCCTCGCGGTGGCCGTCCTCGCCACCGCGGCCGTGGCCGGGCTGATGGACCGCTTCCTGCTCCAGGCCGGCGAACAGGATCCCCAGGCCGCCCATGTGCAGACCATCGTCACCATCGGCGTCGACATCGTCCTGCTCACTGACCTCTCCCGGCGCATCGGCGGCGACCTCCTCTCGCTCGGCGACCCCTGGGGCGACTCGGTCAGCGGCCTCGGCCCCATCACCGTCGCCGACAGCCGCCTCGCCGCGATCGTGGTCTCCAGCGTCGTCATCGGCGCCGTCTTCGCCCTCTTCCGGTACACCAACTGGGGCCTGGCGCTGCGCGCCTCGGCCGAGGACCTGGAAGCCGCGGCGCTGATGGGCGTACGGCTGGTGCGGATGCGTACCCTCGCCTGGTGCCTGGCCGGCGGACTCGCCGCGCTGGCCGCGGTCTTCCTCGCCGCCTTCCCCGCCCCGGGACTTGAGCGTACGACCGGACAGATCGCCCTGAAGGCCTTCCCCGCCGCCATCCTCGGCGGCATGGCCTCACCGCCAGGCGCCCTCGCCGGCAGCATGCTGATCGGACTGACCGAGGCCCTGGTCGCCGGATACCAGTCCGAACTGCACGTCCTCGGCGAAGGGTTCGGCGATGTCGCGCCGTACGCCGTGATGGTCCTCGTCCTTCTCGTCCGGCCCAACGGGCTGTTCGGCGCGAAGGGAGCGGCTCGTGTCTGA
- the hypE gene encoding hydrogenase expression/formation protein HypE: MGHGGGGALSAELMEQVFAPAYGNATLAALADSAVLELGGARLAFSTDAYVVRPLFFPGGSLGDLAVNGTVNDLAMSGARPAFLSAAFVLEEGVQLSVVEGIARAMGAAAEAAGVVVATGDTKVVESGHGDGVYVTTSGVGLVPDGVDIRPQRARPGDAVIVSGPIGLHGVAVMSVREGLEFGVEIASDTAPLAGLVAAMLAVTPDIHVLRDPTRGGLAASLNEIARASGTGVRLRERAIPVPDAVANACGFLGLDPLYVANEGRLVAFVPPSAAEEVLAAMRAHPQGVGATLIGECVAEHPGMVVVATGLGGTRVVDLPLGEQLPRIC; the protein is encoded by the coding sequence ATGGGGCACGGCGGAGGCGGTGCCCTGTCCGCCGAGCTGATGGAGCAGGTGTTCGCCCCCGCCTACGGCAACGCCACGCTCGCCGCGCTGGCCGACTCCGCCGTCCTCGAACTGGGCGGGGCCCGGCTGGCGTTCTCCACCGACGCCTATGTGGTCCGGCCGCTGTTCTTTCCCGGCGGCAGCCTGGGCGACCTCGCGGTCAACGGCACCGTGAACGACTTGGCGATGAGCGGTGCCCGGCCCGCCTTCCTTTCCGCCGCCTTCGTACTGGAGGAGGGCGTGCAGCTGAGCGTCGTCGAAGGGATCGCGCGCGCCATGGGCGCGGCGGCCGAGGCGGCGGGAGTCGTCGTGGCCACGGGCGACACCAAGGTCGTGGAGTCCGGGCACGGCGACGGCGTCTATGTCACCACCTCCGGGGTGGGGCTCGTTCCCGACGGGGTGGACATCCGGCCCCAGCGCGCCCGGCCCGGTGACGCCGTCATCGTCAGCGGCCCGATCGGCCTGCACGGGGTTGCCGTCATGAGCGTGCGGGAGGGACTGGAGTTCGGCGTCGAGATCGCCAGCGACACCGCGCCGCTGGCCGGCCTGGTGGCGGCGATGCTGGCGGTCACCCCTGACATCCATGTGCTGCGCGATCCCACCCGCGGTGGACTGGCCGCGTCCCTGAACGAGATCGCCCGTGCCTCGGGCACGGGTGTCCGGCTGCGGGAGCGCGCGATCCCGGTGCCGGACGCGGTCGCGAACGCCTGCGGGTTCCTGGGCCTCGATCCCCTCTACGTGGCCAACGAGGGGCGGCTGGTCGCCTTCGTACCGCCATCGGCGGCGGAGGAGGTCCTCGCCGCGATGCGCGCCCACCCTCAGGGCGTCGGCGCCACCCTGATCGGGGAGTGCGTCGCCGAGCATCCCGGCATGGTCGTGGTCGCGACCGGCCTCGGCGGGACCCGGGTGGTGGACCTGCCGCTGGGTGAGCAACTGCCGCGTATCTGCTGA
- a CDS encoding ABC transporter substrate-binding protein produces the protein MNHPTHRTRTVLAAALTALLLAGTGCSSKADSDSAADGADGVKGGPGVTDKAIKLGALTDLTGPYATLGKSIVQAQQMWADETNAKGGICGRKVEIVVKDHGYDVQKAVTAYADIAPDVVAMPQVIGSPVVAALLDDIERDQVLTFPQAWAASLLGKNSVQVLGTTYDIDMIAAVDYLTRTKGIKKGDTIGHVYFEGDYGANALQGSEWAAKKAGLKVVGQKIKATDTDLSAQVSALNKEGVKAILISAGPAQTASLVGVAASRGLKVPVVSNAPGYAPQLMKTPAAAALEAMLSVVSAIPAVSSDVPGVKKMVAAYQKKYPGALVDSGVLSGYNAARLMGVSLTKACEDGSLARQDVVTAHRMQSNADAGLGSPQNFSDVAEPASTSTYVLKPDAKAVGAMVNVEEAHEAPGVKEYLSKG, from the coding sequence GTGAACCACCCCACGCACCGCACCAGGACGGTCCTGGCCGCCGCCCTGACAGCCCTGCTCCTCGCGGGCACCGGATGCAGCTCCAAGGCGGACAGCGACAGCGCCGCCGACGGCGCCGACGGCGTCAAGGGCGGGCCCGGCGTCACCGACAAGGCCATCAAGCTCGGTGCCCTCACCGACCTGACCGGCCCCTACGCCACCCTCGGCAAGTCCATCGTGCAGGCCCAGCAGATGTGGGCCGACGAGACCAACGCCAAGGGCGGGATCTGCGGCCGCAAGGTCGAGATCGTCGTCAAGGACCACGGCTACGACGTCCAGAAGGCGGTCACCGCCTACGCCGACATCGCCCCCGACGTGGTCGCCATGCCCCAGGTCATCGGCTCGCCGGTGGTCGCCGCCCTGCTCGACGACATCGAGCGCGACCAGGTGCTCACCTTCCCGCAGGCCTGGGCCGCCTCCCTGCTCGGCAAGAACTCCGTGCAGGTGCTCGGCACCACCTACGACATCGACATGATCGCCGCCGTCGACTACCTCACCCGCACCAAGGGGATCAAGAAGGGCGACACCATCGGCCACGTCTACTTCGAGGGCGACTACGGCGCCAATGCCCTCCAAGGCTCCGAATGGGCCGCGAAGAAGGCCGGTCTGAAGGTCGTCGGCCAGAAGATCAAGGCCACCGACACCGATCTGTCCGCCCAGGTCTCGGCACTGAACAAGGAAGGCGTGAAGGCCATCCTGATCAGCGCCGGACCCGCCCAGACGGCCTCGCTGGTCGGCGTCGCCGCCTCGCGCGGGCTGAAGGTGCCGGTCGTCAGCAACGCCCCTGGCTACGCGCCGCAGTTGATGAAGACGCCCGCGGCGGCCGCCCTGGAGGCCATGCTGAGCGTGGTCAGCGCGATCCCGGCCGTCAGCTCGGACGTGCCCGGGGTGAAGAAGATGGTCGCCGCCTACCAGAAGAAGTACCCGGGCGCCCTGGTCGACTCCGGTGTGCTCTCCGGCTACAACGCCGCCCGGCTCATGGGCGTCAGCCTGACGAAGGCCTGTGAGGACGGCAGCCTGGCCCGCCAGGACGTGGTCACCGCGCACCGGATGCAGAGCAACGCGGACGCCGGGCTCGGCAGCCCGCAGAACTTCTCCGACGTGGCCGAGCCCGCCAGCACGTCCACCTATGTGCTCAAGCCCGACGCCAAGGCCGTCGGCGCCATGGTGAACGTGGAGGAGGCGCACGAGGCGCCCGGAGTGAAGGAGTACCTGTCGAAGGGCTGA
- the hypA gene encoding hydrogenase maturation nickel metallochaperone HypA: MHELSIATAIIEQADERARADGTKAVSAVTVRVGELAGVVPDALSFAFEVARDGTALAAARLVVEQVPAHAYCGPCAEEFPVGMPPFFWCPRCDQPSTELRSGRELEITGVH, encoded by the coding sequence GTGCACGAGCTCTCGATCGCGACCGCGATCATCGAGCAGGCCGACGAGCGCGCCCGGGCGGACGGCACGAAGGCCGTCTCGGCGGTCACCGTCCGGGTCGGCGAGCTGGCCGGTGTCGTCCCCGACGCGCTGAGCTTCGCCTTCGAGGTGGCCCGCGACGGCACCGCCCTCGCCGCGGCCCGGCTCGTGGTGGAGCAGGTCCCCGCTCATGCCTACTGCGGCCCGTGCGCCGAGGAGTTCCCCGTGGGCATGCCGCCGTTCTTCTGGTGCCCACGCTGCGATCAGCCCTCCACCGAGTTGCGCAGCGGCCGGGAGTTGGAGATCACCGGAGTCCACTGA
- a CDS encoding hydrogenase expression protein HypE has product MTTHSGTTDVGGEPSRGEDRQGFDEIHILWISEGMSCDGDTVSLTAADQPSIEDLVLGLIPGLPKVNLVNKVLSPSLGGEDFLAPYRAAARGDLAPFILVIEGSIPNQNIIEGDGYWTSFGNDPETGEPQTLNSWIDQLAPKAWAVVAAGTCATFGGIHAMAGNPTGCMGLADYLGWDFRSQGGLPVVNVPGCPIQPENFMETLIWVLHHAAGSAPPPPLDHMLRPQWLFGKTVHEGCDRGSYYEQAGFARDYNSPKCLVKTGCWGPVVNCNVPKRGWMAGIGGCPNVGGICIGCTMPGFPDAFMPFMDEPPGGTLSSLAIKPYGAVIRRLRGVTNELVNHEPRWRHNKRKLTSGYNPRWRP; this is encoded by the coding sequence ATGACTACGCACAGTGGCACCACCGACGTCGGCGGCGAGCCCAGTCGTGGCGAGGACCGGCAGGGCTTCGACGAGATCCACATCCTCTGGATCTCCGAGGGCATGAGCTGCGACGGCGACACCGTCTCCCTCACCGCCGCCGACCAGCCCTCCATCGAGGACCTGGTGCTCGGTCTGATCCCGGGCCTGCCGAAGGTCAACCTGGTCAACAAGGTGCTCTCGCCGAGCCTGGGCGGCGAGGACTTCCTCGCACCGTACCGGGCTGCGGCACGCGGGGACCTGGCCCCGTTCATCCTGGTCATCGAGGGCTCGATCCCCAACCAGAACATCATCGAGGGCGACGGCTACTGGACGTCCTTCGGCAACGACCCGGAGACCGGCGAGCCGCAGACCCTGAACTCGTGGATCGACCAACTGGCCCCCAAGGCCTGGGCCGTGGTGGCGGCGGGCACCTGCGCCACCTTCGGCGGAATCCACGCGATGGCCGGGAATCCGACCGGATGCATGGGCCTCGCGGACTATCTGGGCTGGGACTTCAGGTCACAGGGCGGTTTGCCCGTAGTGAACGTGCCGGGCTGCCCGATCCAGCCCGAGAACTTCATGGAGACCCTGATCTGGGTCCTCCACCATGCGGCCGGGTCCGCTCCCCCACCCCCGCTGGACCACATGCTGCGGCCACAGTGGCTGTTCGGGAAGACAGTCCACGAGGGCTGCGACCGCGGCTCGTACTACGAGCAGGCCGGCTTCGCCCGTGACTACAACTCCCCCAAGTGCCTGGTCAAGACGGGCTGTTGGGGTCCGGTCGTCAACTGCAACGTACCCAAGCGGGGCTGGATGGCCGGGATCGGCGGCTGTCCGAACGTCGGCGGCATCTGCATCGGCTGCACGATGCCCGGCTTCCCCGACGCGTTCATGCCGTTCATGGACGAGCCCCCCGGCGGCACGCTGTCGTCGCTCGCCATCAAGCCGTACGGCGCCGTCATCCGCCGACTGCGCGGCGTCACGAACGAGTTGGTCAACCACGAACCCCGTTGGCGCCACAACAAGCGGAAGCTGACCAGCGGCTACAACCCGCGCTGGCGTCCCTGA
- a CDS encoding ABC transporter ATP-binding protein, producing MPEAPPDEEPALHVEEIDVTYGRALSALRSVSLTVPHGGVVALLGANGAGKTTLLRAVSGTLRLHRGAVTAGRIRYGATELDGRDPVAAVRAGVVQVPEGRRVFAGLTVDENLRTGGLGLGRRAPAQVREARDRVFALFPRLAERTTQAAGLLSGGEQQMLAIGRALMAAPRLLLLDEPSLGLAPQMVARIADVVKEINTQGTAVLLVEQNAGMALSLADSAYVLEVGEIRLSGAADELARTDAVRRLYLGETADGQGAA from the coding sequence ATGCCCGAAGCACCACCGGACGAGGAACCGGCCCTGCATGTCGAGGAGATCGACGTGACCTATGGCCGGGCCCTGTCCGCCCTGCGTTCCGTGTCGCTGACCGTTCCGCACGGTGGCGTCGTCGCCCTGCTCGGTGCCAATGGTGCGGGCAAGACGACGCTGCTGCGGGCCGTGTCGGGCACCCTGCGCCTGCACCGCGGCGCGGTCACCGCGGGCCGTATCCGTTACGGCGCCACGGAACTCGACGGCCGCGACCCGGTTGCCGCGGTACGCGCCGGGGTCGTGCAAGTCCCGGAGGGCAGGCGGGTGTTCGCCGGGCTCACGGTCGACGAGAACCTGCGCACCGGAGGGCTGGGGCTCGGCCGCCGCGCCCCCGCCCAGGTGCGTGAGGCCCGTGACCGGGTCTTCGCCCTCTTCCCCCGGCTCGCCGAGCGCACGACTCAGGCCGCCGGTCTGCTCTCCGGCGGCGAGCAGCAGATGCTCGCCATCGGCCGCGCGCTGATGGCCGCCCCGCGGCTGCTCCTGCTCGACGAGCCCTCCCTCGGACTCGCCCCGCAGATGGTGGCCCGGATCGCCGACGTCGTGAAGGAGATCAACACCCAGGGCACCGCCGTGCTCCTGGTCGAACAGAACGCCGGCATGGCGCTCTCCCTCGCGGACAGCGCCTACGTCCTGGAGGTCGGCGAGATCCGGCTCTCCGGGGCGGCCGACGAACTCGCCCGCACGGACGCCGTACGGCGGCTGTACCTGGGCGAGACCGCCGACGGTCAGGGGGCCGCGTGA